TGGCTATTTGTACATATTTGGGGATTGAACCGCCACCACCGCCCATGGAAAAAAGTAAGCACATTAAGAATATGGGCGATAACAGAAAATTCCCAAATCCCGCAGGACTTAACAACTTATCAAAAATAGAATCAAAAGAAATTACTCCGTAGACAGAACTTCTTATTGTCCACCCTTAAATAATTTCAAGAAGTAACAATGTTTGCTAGAGAACTCCCAACATTTTCAATATTCGACCACCTAAATAAATTGCAAATAGTCAGACAGACTCGAACTGCTATTAGGGCTATTTGTCCAATTTGTGGTGGTAACAATCTTGAGATCACAACATCTGGCAAAACTGCCGGACGTTACGCTTGTTATTCCAATATTGGATGTACATCAGAACAGATTAGAGAAGCGATCGCTCCATTGGTCCAAGGCAACACACCCAGATTAGAAGCCTTTGAAAAAGCTGGAAGTCATTATAGGGGTTTGGGCAGACGGATAAACCTAAGAGTTTTACCTGCACCGCTCAAACTCTACAAGCCTGTACTTTTACCAGCAGGTGAAATAGTTCTGGCCACACTTCCAGAAGATGTAGATGTTCTACCAATAGTTCAAAAGGGACTTAACACAGAAATCATCTATCACTACAGTTGTGAGCAGTGGGTATTAAGAACTGACTTTTATAACGAAGCCGGAGAACGCACCCATAAAACGACGAAGCCTTGGCATATCAACGCAGACAGTAAGAACGTCAATTCCAAGGGTGAAAAACCATGGCCAATTTACAGAATCCATGAAGCTGAACAATTTGCAGTTGATCAATGGGTGTTGGGTGTTGAGGGCGAAAAGTCTGTGGAAGCAGCCCGTTTTCTTGGTATTTGCACCGTTACTTGGATGGGTTCAGCCTGGTCTGATGTTGATTTAGAAAGTGGGTTAATTTCTCTCAAAAAGGCGGGTGTGGCTGGTTTAATCTACTTGCCAGACAATGATGAGATTGGCATGAAAAAGGCATTAGCGATTGCCAACGCAGCCGCCAAAATCCAATTTCCTTGTCTCGTCTTGAACCCGTTGGAACTTTGGGAAGAAATGCCAGAAAAAGGCGATATTGCCGACTGGATAGTAGCTAATGGGGATTGGAGTCGTGAACAGTTCATTGCAATAATGAACCGGCTGATAGGACAAACTGCTGATAAATTTACTGAAAAACTTGTCAACTGGGATGCTGAATTTATCGAATATGGGGGTGATGGTGGTAATCATAGATCAATTATTGAGTCCTGGTGTGAAGCTGAATTTTCGGATTTGGTGGCTGAAAAGTATCGTGATCAGTTGGCTTGGAATGTGGAGGAAGAACAATGGTACAGATATTCTGCAAACATTGATGGTATTTGGGGATTAGAAACCTCTGATGCTGTCTCATTGATTTGTGAAATAGAAATCAAACCCTACAAGTATTATTTCTGTGACAAATATGGTAGACCTCACCCTATCTCACACGGTTTCACTTCGGGCGTTGAGCGCAAATTAAGAGCAAAATTAGCCGTTAAAGAATGGGATGAAATTACGGGTTTCATTCCTATGATTAACGGGCTGTTAAATCCTACAACTCTTGAACTTACCCCCCACTGTCCCGCCCATAGACTGACTTGGTGTTTACCCTATCAATATTCGGCGATCGCAACTTGTCAACCGATTATTGACTGGTTTAATTCTCAAGTTCAAGATCAGGGGACTATAGATGTTTTACGGGCTTATCTTTATGCTGTCGCCAGTGGTAAATCAGAGTGGCAACAATATTTAGAAATCATCGGCAAGGGTGGGACTGGTAAGGGGACTTATACCCGATTAGCACAGGCACTTGTAGGACTTAGAAATACCCACTCTACAAAACTGCAAAAACTGGAAAAATCTAACTTTGAATCTGCTTCACTCAAAGGTAAACGCCTATGTGTGATCACTGACTCAGAAAGATTTGCGGGTGAGGTTTCAATACTTAAAGCTATGACTGGTTCTGATTTAATCCCCTACGAAGTCAAGGGTAAACAATCTACATCAGGTTTTATATATCCTGGGATGATAATTATTGCTGGTAATGAAGCGATCGCATCATCAGATTATACATCTGGCACAGAACGTCGTCGGATTGGTGTCTGGTTTGATCAGCAGGTTGAGCGTAAAGACCAGCGTGTTTTACTAGATTTTCGGACTAACGGCGAAATGTTTGGGGAGTTTGCCGGATATATCCCCGGACTTCTTAACTGGGTTCTGAGTATGGGTGAAGTTCGTGCTAAGGAACTTCTGAAAAATCACTGTGAAGCTTCCCAATTACTCTGTCAGCAAAAAGCAACCATGCTGACAGAAACCAATCCTTTAGCAGCTTGGGCAGATGAAGAACTTGTACAAGAAACTGGGTATAGAAATTATGTAGGCATTGCCCAACAAATCAGATTTACAACGGGTGATATAGGTCAATCTGAATCCTGGACTGCATATCGCAACGCCAATACTTGGCTTTATCCTAACTATTGTCAATACGCGCAAAACACAGGCACAAATCCGTTATCTCAGAAACGGTTCACCAGTTTGTTACTTGATTTGTTACAGGCACAGTTAAAGTTGCCAATTTCCAAAGGAACAGACAGAAAGGGGTCTTATTTTCAAGGGATCAGAATAAGAACAGGTAGCGATGATGACATTTCTACATTAATCACAAAATTGTCTGAATTAGAACTAAATAATAGTGATTTGAATACTGAATCAGAAAAATGTGATGGGTCGTGTGATGGGTTGGTGATGGATAATGTGATGGCTAGACCAATTGTACAGCAAGCCTGTGATGGGTGTGATGGCAAAATTGACAATTATTCAATTGAGAATGAGAACACAAAAAATAGTCTAAGTATGAATACTGGTACAGCCTTACAAGAAAATTTGGCTTCTGACCCATCACAACCCATCACACAGGTAGTTGTAGAAGTGCCTGAAACTTTTGCTGTAGTTGAGTTTGAAGCTACTGTGATGGGTGAATTTGTACCATCACAATTACAAGAGTTGCAACAATCAGGAGAAGTTGCCAATACTGAGACAGAAAAAGCAGAAGATTTTATCAATGTAATTGCTGAAAGAAACAACAAATTCCCCATCGGTTCTTATGTTTACTACAAGGATTCCAGGTTTAAAGGATTTGGGGACTTAGGAAGCAAAAGACTATGCCAAGTAATTGCACATTTAGATTGGTGTCCAGAACATATTCAAGTTAAAGGTAAAGGCGTTGAAGGAATCGTAGCGTGTGCTGACTGCAAGCCTCTAACCCGGTATGAAGAATTAAAGCTTGGTTTGTCTAGAAAATAGCTTCATTTTTTACCTTCATATTCAATTTTTATTTTTCTTTCCTCCCTCCCATTCCCTACCCCCTATTCACTATTCACTAATAACAACAACAAATATCCATGAAAGAAACATTTCCAGAATTACTTAGAAGGTTGGCGATTGCTCACTATCAGAGAAAGCTAAACGAAGGACTTTGTTCACTTCCAGAAAACATAAAATTCGTTCAACTACCAAAGGTTTCTTAGTCATGAATAAGTATGTAAATGAAGCTGAATTAATAAAACATAGACAAGAGTTAAAATCTCACTGTCACAAGTTAATTGATTTAATATTTCGCCATATATACGGAATAAAACTCTTGCTGTTTTCTGCTAAATGCCTTGAATCAATTGCTGACTACAAAGCTAATCGCAGTGGTAATTATGTTGAAAAGTTTCCCATGACTTTAGAGGACATACAAGAGTTAGAAGCATCGAATTAACAATTAACAATTAACAATTAGGAGTTTTGAATATGGAATGGCAAAGAACAAAACAAGCGGCTGAATCTCTGAGTTTAATTTCTTGTGACCAACTAAGAAAATTTGTTCGTGAAGGATTTTTCAAAGAAGGTATAGACTATCGAGATATTAGATTAAACGGGCGAGTCAAACCGAATTATCAATTTCATATCGAAAACTGTAAGAAAAAACTTGGTTTGAGTCCCAGTAAAAGAGTTGCTCACAAAAAAGTTCCTGGGTAAAAAAGTGGCTTAGTCTGGTGTTTTAATACTTTCCTCAAACACCCGTCGTTTTTCAGATTCTCCAATCCATCTTTGATAAGTTTTTAGATACACTCCCGGTTCGTGACCAGCCCAACTAGCAGCGATCGCCACCGGGATTTTGTATTCTGTAGCTAACCTTATGCAGTAGGCATGACGTAAGCAGTAGGGAGTAAATGATACTTTCTTTCTGGCAAATGTCCGGGTCACTCTACCACCATACTCTTTAAAAGTATCAGCATTACATGGGAGCGTGGCTTGTTCCCATAGCTGCCATTCTTTAGCCCATTCGAGATAATAGGGGTAAACTTCCCTGTACCCTGTTTTACCTTTTAGAACTTTCAACAAGTGCGGATGTTCTGGTGAGATTTCACAGAAAAATAATTCATGGGGTCGAAGTCCATAAGCCGCTAATACCCCATAACCCCACAACCAATGTCCAGTAAATAAATTTCTGCTGTCCTCAATTTCTTTTTTACTAGGGATATTCCGGGGTATCGTCTCACTACTCCCATACGTCCCCAAATATGGTTTTAAATCTACAGTTATCCCCGCAAATTTAGCCAATGCCAGCAGCTTCTCACATACCCGTTTACGTTTACGGGTGTTGGCGGTGGTTTTCCCTGCTGCGGCGATGATTGTTGCTGATGTTAATTCCCTTTCTAGAAGTTGCCACGCTGGTAGGTAATCTGATTTCCAAGTAGTTTCAGTGGTAGGGGTGCGGCCTTTGCGGTTGTAATAATCAACTTCAAATTTCTTAACCCATGATTGGGCATCGCCAACCGGTGTTAATGGTTCTTCTAAATAGTCGGACCAGGTGAATTGTTTTTGAGCCAGTAATCCACCAACTTTTTTGGCTTCAGCTTCAGCATATTGCAGCCCTGCGGGGTTGGCATAGCATCCTAAAGCTAGATATTGCTGATAGGGTGGCTTATCAATTCCTGGTTTTGCCGGGAATGTGCCACGCAGTGAAAGCCTGTCTCCACGTTGACAGACTGTAACGCCGATTCTCCCAGCTTTTAGACGTTCATTGACTTCCTCTAGAGTCCATTTGACCATTTTGGTTGTGCTAGTTCTGAACTAAATCTTAGTTATCTTCTATTATATTCCAGTGCATTCTAGAACATTCGGAATAGTTGAACTAACTACCGGAATGAGTGTAGATACAAGAAAACCCTCGCAGTTGCAAGGGTTTTAAGTTAATGGGTACGACAGGACTCGAACCTGTGACCGTCCGCTTAGAAGGCGGATGCTCTATCCAACTGAGCTACGTACCCGTGAAGCCTTTACTATTATATCTAAAATTGTTTAAATAAGCAAGAGGAAATTTTTAAGTTCCTAATTTTCAGTAATAACCTGCCAGTAATTAGGGAGTCGGAGTAGAATAAGAAACAAAATAGATACAATATTCGGATATATTAAGATGTCAAGGATTGACACTCCTCGTCCTAAAGGCGCGAGGATTGTTGGTTCAACGAGACTACTTAAACTAGATACCTTGCAGTGTCTAGTCCAGAGGTGGGACTCTCCCCAAGCGACTTTGGGTATGCCCTACTAAGAGTTGGATTTCTCCAAGTTCTTTTTTAGATTTGAAACATATCGTTTCAAAAAACTGTTTGTCTAGCTCCTCTAAATCTTTTACCTACTGCGAGGTGGAGTCTAGAAAAAGGCAGTAGAACCGCATAGATTTAATTTTCAAGGTATGGCTAACGCCACGCTACCGCTATCAGCGTTGTCCCTTTCGGCAACTGGGTTTTTTAAGTGGTTGATTACCCTTCCCACTTATTAAATTCTACCATAAAAGCAAAAGCCGTGCTAGAAGCACGGGGCTTTAGACCCAGGTTTTTGGTAAGGTATCCCAATCAACACCAAATCCTCTTTCCCAAATTATCAAGTAATTATACTTTATCGTAATGATACTAAAAACCATTACATATTCTTTATCAACAAAGCCACTGTGAGGAGTTATTTGCTGCTGCTATGTTTATTCTCAAACGGCAGGATGTTGAAATTTCAACGATTCAGCACCCAAATAAAGAAGATCGGCAAGTGCCAATCCTCTACTATCAGGGGCAGACTTTTCGCTTGATTACAGTTTTCAAGGCCAGCGAAGCAGAAGAAGCTAAAACTTTTTGGAAATCGCTTACGGATAACCGAGGTAAAGCTTGTGTCTTATTAGAAGAACCAGAACGCTTTAGTATCTGGGGAAAGGTTAAACTAGAACAG
The window above is part of the Dolichospermum sp. DET69 genome. Proteins encoded here:
- a CDS encoding integrase, translated to MVKWTLEEVNERLKAGRIGVTVCQRGDRLSLRGTFPAKPGIDKPPYQQYLALGCYANPAGLQYAEAEAKKVGGLLAQKQFTWSDYLEEPLTPVGDAQSWVKKFEVDYYNRKGRTPTTETTWKSDYLPAWQLLERELTSATIIAAAGKTTANTRKRKRVCEKLLALAKFAGITVDLKPYLGTYGSSETIPRNIPSKKEIEDSRNLFTGHWLWGYGVLAAYGLRPHELFFCEISPEHPHLLKVLKGKTGYREVYPYYLEWAKEWQLWEQATLPCNADTFKEYGGRVTRTFARKKVSFTPYCLRHAYCIRLATEYKIPVAIAASWAGHEPGVYLKTYQRWIGESEKRRVFEESIKTPD